A genomic segment from Glycine soja cultivar W05 chromosome 20, ASM419377v2, whole genome shotgun sequence encodes:
- the LOC114401435 gene encoding cell wall / vacuolar inhibitor of fructosidase 1-like, giving the protein MSACHCRVLQPNDLKLIEETCKRTPKSNLCLQLLKGDPRAPSADIAGLALILVDVIKAKANEAEKTIKQLLKQGGNKKALSECAVDYKGILILDIPQATRAVRGDPKFADDAVSDCAVEADICENRFNGKSPLTHVNNGMRDVANVARAIIRILL; this is encoded by the coding sequence ATGTCAGCATGTCATTGCAGAGTTTTGCAACCAAATGATTTGAAACTCATTGAGGAAACTTGCAAGAGAACCCCAAAATCTAATCTTTGTCTTCAACTCCTAAAAGGTGACCCCCGTGCCCCTAGCGCTGATATTGCAGGCCTTGCATTGATTTTGGTCGATGTGATCAAAGCCAAAGCAAATGAAGCCGAGAAAACAATCAAGCAACTTCTAAAGCAGGGTGGTAATAAGAAAGCCTTAAGTGAATGTGCTGTCGATTACAAAGGGATTTTGATACTTGATATACCACAAGCCACTAGGGCTGTGAGGGGAGACCCCAAATTTGCAGATGATGCGGTTAGTGATTGTGCTGTTGAGGCTGATATTTGCGAGAATCGCTTCAATGGGAAATCACCACTCACCCATGTGAATAATGGTATGCGTGATGTGGCGAATGTGGCAAGGGCCATTATTAGGATTTTGCTCTAG
- the LOC114401434 gene encoding cell wall / vacuolar inhibitor of fructosidase 1-like, producing the protein MMNLKHLSIICSILVVAIISMSACHCRVLQPNDLKLIEETCKRTPNPNLCLQLLKADPRAPSADIAGLALILVDVIKAKATEAEKTIKQLLKQGGNKKALSECADDYDGILMLDVPTATRAVRGDPKFAENTVSDCAVEADSCENGFHGKSPLTHVNNGMRDVANVARAIIRNLL; encoded by the coding sequence ATGATGAACTTGAAGCACCTCTCTATAATTTGCAGCATTCTTGTTGTGGCTATCATTTCAATGTCAGCATGTCATTGCAGAGTTTTGCAACCAAATGATTTGAAACTCATTGAGGAAACTTGCAAGAGAACCCCAAATCCTAATCTTTGTCTTCAACTCCTAAAAGCTGACCCCCGTGCCCCTAGCGCTGATATTGCAGGCCTTGCATTGATTTTGGTCGATGTGATCAAAGCCAAAGCAACCGAAGCCGAGAAAACAATCAAGCAACTTCTTAAGCAGGGTGGGAACAAGAAAGCCTTAAGTGAATGTGCTGATGATTACGATGGGATTTTGATGCTTGATGTGCCAACTGCCACTAGGGCTGTGAGGGGAGACCCCAAATTTGCAGAAAATACGGTAAGTGACTGTGCTGTTGAGGCTGATTCTTGTGAGAATGGCTTCCATGGGAAATCACCACTCACCCATGTGAATAATGGTATGCGTGATGTGGCGAATGTGGCAAGGGCTATTATTAGGAATTTGCTCTAG